In Gemmata obscuriglobus, a single genomic region encodes these proteins:
- a CDS encoding sugar phosphate isomerase/epimerase family protein, translated as MFTLSAFADEISHDPREQIAVLKACRIRFIEFRSIYKTNVLGLTDDQIKEFKKLLDGEGMGLSAIGSPVGKVAIDAPFEPHLDRLKRAIELCHVFGTPGIRVFSYYPPGNDPKFDPANWPAHRDEVIRRMGVKAELAAKGGVVLYHENEHRIFGDSPDRVADILSTVNHPALRGAYDAANYAYGNFDPVEGWEKTKAWTAHLHIKDWKMGGHAAGHDYGVIPGTGDGQIAHSVRDAAARGYKGFAVMEPHLRGGGPTGGITGPDLFPYAVQAFRTILDEAWAKYD; from the coding sequence ATGTTCACTCTGTCCGCGTTCGCCGACGAGATCTCCCACGACCCGCGCGAGCAGATCGCGGTGCTGAAGGCGTGCCGCATCCGGTTCATCGAGTTCCGGTCCATCTACAAGACGAACGTCCTGGGGCTCACCGACGACCAGATCAAGGAGTTCAAGAAGCTCCTCGACGGCGAGGGCATGGGCCTGTCCGCGATCGGCTCGCCGGTCGGCAAGGTGGCGATCGACGCACCCTTCGAGCCGCACCTCGACAGGCTCAAGCGTGCCATCGAGTTGTGCCACGTGTTCGGCACGCCCGGCATCCGGGTGTTCAGCTACTACCCGCCGGGCAACGACCCCAAGTTCGATCCGGCCAACTGGCCCGCCCACCGGGACGAGGTGATCCGCCGCATGGGCGTCAAGGCCGAACTGGCGGCCAAGGGCGGGGTGGTGCTGTACCACGAGAACGAGCACCGCATTTTCGGCGACTCCCCGGACCGCGTCGCGGACATCCTCTCGACGGTCAACCACCCGGCGCTGCGCGGCGCCTACGACGCGGCCAACTACGCCTACGGCAACTTCGATCCGGTGGAGGGGTGGGAGAAGACGAAGGCGTGGACGGCCCACCTGCACATCAAGGACTGGAAGATGGGCGGGCACGCGGCCGGGCACGACTACGGGGTGATCCCGGGCACCGGCGACGGGCAGATCGCGCACAGCGTCCGCGACGCGGCGGCGCGGGGGTACAAGGGGTTCGCCGTGATGGAGCCCCACCTGCGGGGCGGCGGCCCGACCGGCGGCATCACCGGCCCGGACCTGTTCCCGTACGCCGTTCAGGCGTTCCGGACCATTCTCGACGAGGCCTGGGCGAAGTACGACTGA
- a CDS encoding efflux RND transporter permease subunit gives MSAFNLSRWAVQHPAVVLYLILAAGAAGLYAYLSMGRAEDPSFTIKTMVVTAAWPGATSDEVQRQVADKIEEKLQETPYLDYLRTYSLPGRAVVTVQLRNDTPPKAVPDIWYQVRKKVGDIRHTFPEGVVGPFLDDEYGDVYVAVYALTGADYTPAELKRLAEDARRRLLRVKDVSKVVLVGERPEKVFVEFSHKKLATLGVPPQQVFDSLRRQNAVAPAGSVETPTDRVYVRVEGPFAAVEKVQAVPVHAGGKVFRLGDIAEVRRGYEDPPTFTVRHNGKPAVEVAVAMRAGGNVLTLGRALDAELAGVGADLPAGAAVERVAFQPHVVEESVGEFTRSFVEALVIVLVVSFLSLGWRSGVVVALSVPLVLAGALVVMNAVGMALDRISLGALILALGLLVDDAIIAVEMMVVKMEEGHDRVAAATFAWSNTAFPMLTGTLVTVVGFLPVGFARSAAGEYAGGIFWVVGIALVASWLVAVVFTPYLGVRLLPDYAGRARHDPYHTRMYRLLRRAVTLCVRHPRLVVAVTAVLFVTAGYGMTFVPKQFFPQSSRAELLVEFRLPGGSSFTATEAEVVKMEQVLAGDPDIDHFTAYVGAGPPRFYMALNPDLPDPSFAKFVIQTKDPAARERLRTRLLERVAADDTFALPRVRVVRLEFGPPVGFPVQFRVVGPDPARVREIAHRVRDVMRQNPHARDAQLEWDEPSKVVRLRVDQDRARALGLTPQDVSATLQTLLTGAPVSQYREGIELIDVVARAVPEERLKLDALPDLTIITPAGSAVPLSQVATAAYEQEEPILWRRDRETVLTVRADVADGVQAPDVTAAILTQLRTLKDGLPPGYRIDTGGAVEESQKANEALFAVFPVMIAVMLTLLMVQVQSFKKLFLVFVISPLGLIGAVSALLLFHAPFGFNALLGVIALAGMDMRNSVILIDQIEHDVEHGMSLWDAVIESAVRRARPVVLTAATAILAMIPLTRSVFWGPLAVAIMGGLSVATFLTLGNLPALYVLLFRVKRPTGPLPPTPVEHTAPPAAARSGAAPDPG, from the coding sequence GTGAGCGCGTTCAACCTGTCCCGCTGGGCGGTCCAGCACCCGGCGGTCGTTCTTTACCTGATCCTCGCGGCCGGGGCGGCCGGGCTGTACGCCTACCTTAGCATGGGCCGGGCCGAGGACCCGTCGTTCACCATCAAGACGATGGTCGTCACCGCCGCGTGGCCGGGGGCGACCAGCGACGAGGTGCAGCGCCAGGTGGCCGACAAGATCGAGGAGAAGCTTCAGGAGACGCCGTACCTGGACTACCTCCGCACGTACTCGCTGCCCGGCCGGGCGGTGGTCACCGTGCAGCTCCGTAACGACACCCCGCCCAAGGCCGTGCCCGACATCTGGTATCAGGTGCGGAAGAAGGTCGGGGACATCCGGCACACGTTCCCCGAGGGCGTGGTGGGGCCGTTCCTGGACGACGAGTACGGGGACGTGTACGTGGCGGTGTACGCGCTCACCGGGGCCGACTACACCCCGGCCGAGTTGAAGCGGCTCGCCGAGGACGCACGCCGCCGGCTCCTGCGGGTGAAGGACGTGTCCAAGGTGGTCCTCGTCGGCGAGCGGCCCGAGAAGGTGTTCGTCGAGTTCTCGCACAAGAAGCTCGCCACCCTCGGCGTCCCGCCGCAGCAGGTGTTCGACAGCCTCCGGCGGCAGAACGCGGTCGCCCCGGCGGGGAGCGTGGAGACCCCGACGGACCGGGTGTACGTTCGGGTGGAGGGGCCGTTCGCTGCGGTCGAGAAGGTGCAGGCGGTGCCGGTTCACGCGGGCGGCAAGGTTTTTCGCCTGGGGGACATTGCGGAGGTGCGCCGCGGGTACGAGGACCCGCCGACGTTCACCGTGCGGCACAACGGGAAGCCGGCCGTGGAGGTGGCGGTCGCGATGCGGGCCGGGGGCAACGTGCTCACCCTGGGGCGGGCGCTGGACGCGGAACTGGCGGGCGTTGGGGCCGACCTGCCGGCGGGCGCGGCGGTCGAGCGGGTGGCGTTCCAGCCGCACGTCGTGGAGGAGTCGGTCGGCGAGTTCACGCGGTCGTTCGTCGAGGCGCTGGTCATCGTCCTGGTGGTCAGCTTCCTGTCGCTCGGCTGGCGGAGCGGGGTGGTGGTGGCATTGAGCGTGCCCCTGGTGTTGGCCGGCGCGCTGGTGGTCATGAACGCGGTCGGGATGGCGCTGGACCGGATCAGCCTGGGGGCGCTCATTCTGGCGCTGGGGCTGCTCGTGGACGATGCCATCATCGCGGTCGAGATGATGGTGGTGAAGATGGAGGAGGGGCACGACCGGGTGGCGGCGGCCACGTTCGCGTGGAGCAACACTGCGTTCCCGATGCTCACCGGCACACTGGTCACGGTGGTCGGGTTCCTGCCGGTCGGGTTCGCCAGGTCCGCGGCCGGGGAGTACGCCGGCGGCATCTTCTGGGTGGTGGGGATCGCGCTCGTCGCCTCGTGGCTCGTGGCAGTCGTGTTCACCCCGTACCTCGGCGTGCGGCTGCTCCCGGACTACGCGGGGCGCGCGCGCCACGACCCGTACCACACCCGGATGTACCGGCTCCTGCGGCGGGCGGTCACGCTCTGCGTGCGTCACCCGCGGCTTGTTGTCGCGGTGACGGCCGTGCTGTTCGTGACGGCGGGGTACGGGATGACGTTCGTGCCCAAACAGTTCTTCCCGCAGTCGTCCCGGGCGGAGCTGCTGGTCGAGTTCCGGCTCCCGGGCGGGTCGTCGTTCACCGCCACCGAGGCCGAGGTGGTGAAGATGGAGCAGGTGCTGGCCGGCGATCCGGACATCGACCACTTTACCGCGTATGTCGGGGCCGGGCCGCCGCGGTTTTACATGGCCCTGAACCCGGACCTGCCGGACCCGAGTTTCGCCAAGTTCGTGATCCAGACGAAGGACCCGGCGGCGCGCGAGCGGCTTCGCACCCGCCTCCTGGAGCGGGTCGCGGCGGACGACACGTTCGCGCTGCCGCGGGTGCGGGTGGTGCGGCTGGAGTTCGGCCCGCCGGTCGGGTTCCCGGTACAGTTCCGGGTGGTCGGCCCGGACCCGGCGCGGGTCCGCGAGATCGCCCACCGGGTGCGCGATGTGATGCGCCAGAACCCGCACGCGCGGGACGCCCAGCTCGAATGGGACGAGCCGTCGAAGGTGGTACGGCTCCGGGTGGACCAGGACCGGGCGCGGGCGCTGGGGCTCACCCCGCAGGACGTGTCGGCGACCCTTCAGACGCTCCTCACGGGGGCGCCCGTGTCGCAGTACCGCGAAGGTATCGAACTGATTGACGTGGTGGCACGGGCGGTGCCGGAGGAGCGGTTGAAGCTCGACGCGCTGCCCGACCTGACGATCATCACTCCGGCCGGTAGCGCGGTGCCACTTTCGCAAGTCGCCACGGCGGCCTACGAGCAGGAGGAGCCGATCCTGTGGCGGCGCGACCGGGAGACGGTGCTGACGGTGCGGGCGGACGTGGCCGACGGGGTGCAGGCGCCGGACGTGACCGCCGCGATCCTGACCCAGCTCCGGACGCTCAAGGATGGGCTCCCGCCGGGCTACCGGATCGACACCGGCGGCGCGGTGGAGGAGAGCCAGAAGGCGAACGAGGCGCTGTTCGCCGTGTTCCCGGTCATGATCGCGGTGATGCTGACGCTCCTGATGGTCCAGGTGCAGAGCTTCAAGAAGCTGTTCCTGGTGTTCGTGATCTCGCCGCTGGGGCTGATCGGCGCGGTGTCGGCACTGCTGCTGTTCCACGCCCCCTTCGGGTTCAACGCTCTCCTTGGGGTGATCGCGCTGGCCGGGATGGACATGCGGAACTCGGTGATCCTGATCGACCAGATTGAGCACGACGTGGAACACGGGATGTCGCTGTGGGACGCGGTGATCGAGTCGGCGGTGCGGCGCGCCCGCCCGGTGGTGCTGACGGCGGCGACCGCGATCCTGGCCATGATCCCGCTCACCCGGAGCGTGTTCTGGGGGCCGCTGGCGGTGGCCATCATGGGCGGGCTGTCGGTCGCCACGTTCCTCACGTTGGGCAACCTGCCGGCCCTGTACGTCCTGCTGTTCCGGGTGAAGCGTCCGACCGGACCGTTGCCGCCGACACCCGTGGAACACACGGCGCCGCCGGCCGCCGCGCGGTCCGGTGCGGCTCCCGACCCTGGATAG
- a CDS encoding transposase, which produces MRPKRQSIRATPAHATRHLRPVLTDWLGRAVQLPKRRRTCTPEVVWRVVLFAAAFARSVAAACAAIADAPSGQAIWDCLYLTLPKRRRTLERRLRPALHAPLGKRKRAARVAIDYHRIGYFGTPNRDTTRSKGAGGTHTFHTYATACLVGGPDRYTLGLTAVGEKEPMTAVLTRLLDQVTAARVTVRVALLDKAFFSIAVMRLLQARGVPFVIPAVVRGRKPRPGVKGVGLRAVRRRGAGRYAYTHADRGTSVRVHVVIAHKSYRYRRTGGRRSKKLLYAAWRVSGSPVAIRDLYRTRFGIESSYRQLGQVRPRTSTTDGVVRLLWVAVGLILRNAWLWSRSARGLGWTLAAVCLILLADGLAPTDGENKSITTARSANKTKPPT; this is translated from the coding sequence ATGCGACCCAAACGTCAGTCTATCCGAGCCACCCCGGCCCACGCCACCCGGCACCTCCGTCCGGTCCTGACCGACTGGCTCGGCCGTGCGGTCCAACTGCCCAAGCGTCGCCGCACCTGTACACCCGAGGTGGTGTGGCGGGTGGTGCTGTTCGCCGCGGCGTTCGCCCGCTCGGTGGCCGCGGCCTGTGCCGCGATCGCCGACGCCCCGTCCGGGCAGGCCATCTGGGATTGCTTGTACCTCACGCTGCCCAAGCGGCGCCGCACCCTCGAGCGGCGGTTGCGGCCGGCCCTCCACGCCCCGCTCGGCAAGCGGAAGCGGGCGGCTCGGGTCGCGATCGACTACCACCGGATCGGGTACTTCGGGACGCCGAACCGGGACACCACCCGGTCCAAGGGGGCCGGCGGCACCCACACGTTCCACACGTACGCCACCGCGTGCCTCGTCGGGGGACCGGACCGGTACACGCTCGGGTTGACGGCCGTGGGCGAGAAGGAGCCGATGACCGCGGTGCTCACCCGGCTGTTGGATCAGGTGACGGCGGCACGGGTTACGGTCCGGGTCGCGCTGCTGGACAAGGCGTTCTTCTCGATCGCGGTGATGCGGTTGCTCCAGGCGCGGGGTGTGCCGTTCGTGATCCCGGCCGTGGTCCGGGGCCGCAAGCCCCGGCCCGGGGTGAAGGGGGTCGGGTTGCGGGCCGTGCGGCGGCGGGGCGCGGGTCGATATGCGTACACCCACGCGGATCGGGGCACCTCGGTGCGGGTGCACGTGGTGATCGCTCACAAGAGCTACCGGTACCGGCGGACCGGGGGCCGGCGGAGCAAGAAGTTACTGTACGCGGCGTGGCGGGTGAGCGGGAGCCCGGTGGCGATTCGGGACCTGTACCGGACCCGATTCGGGATCGAGAGCAGCTACCGCCAGTTGGGGCAGGTTCGGCCCCGGACCTCGACCACCGATGGGGTCGTGCGACTCCTGTGGGTGGCCGTCGGGCTGATCCTGCGTAACGCCTGGTTGTGGTCCCGCTCAGCCCGCGGCCTCGGGTGGACACTGGCGGCGGTATGCCTGATACTGTTGGCCGATGGGCTGGCACCTACAGATGGCGAAAATAAGTCCATTACTACTGCACGATCGGCCAACAAAACCAAGCCGCCAACTTGA
- a CDS encoding PQQ-binding-like beta-propeller repeat protein encodes MLRSVPLALWATLFGTTVLAADPIKHGFLATGGETFITDESGKTVWKYPHATRDGWVLDNGNVLLALSKSKTYPGGAVVEVNRDGKTLFEFKGTQSEVNTAQPLDGGTVLLTEAGEKPRVLEVDRDGKVVAEVPIQAQTKDHHLQTRMTRKLASGNYLVPQLLDRVVREYDPKGKIVWEVKTPHMPFTAIRLPDGNTLIGCTHGDLVIEVNKDGKEVWRVTNDDLPTKLISDACGVQRLANGNTVLTSYRTTANQTKLFELTRDKKVVWTYTDARKVGIHHFQILGANGKPEKNPLR; translated from the coding sequence ATGCTCCGCTCGGTTCCGCTTGCCCTCTGGGCCACACTGTTCGGCACAACGGTTCTGGCCGCCGATCCGATCAAGCACGGCTTCCTCGCCACCGGCGGGGAAACGTTCATCACCGACGAATCCGGCAAGACCGTCTGGAAGTACCCGCACGCCACGCGCGACGGCTGGGTGCTGGACAACGGGAACGTGCTCCTCGCCCTCTCGAAGAGCAAAACGTACCCCGGCGGCGCGGTGGTCGAGGTGAACCGGGACGGCAAAACGCTGTTCGAGTTCAAGGGCACCCAATCGGAGGTCAACACGGCCCAACCGCTGGACGGCGGAACGGTGCTGCTCACCGAGGCCGGGGAAAAGCCGCGCGTCCTCGAAGTCGACCGCGACGGCAAAGTTGTCGCCGAGGTCCCGATTCAGGCGCAGACGAAGGACCACCACCTGCAAACGCGGATGACGCGGAAGCTCGCGAGCGGCAACTATCTCGTGCCGCAACTGCTGGACCGCGTGGTGCGCGAGTACGACCCCAAGGGCAAAATCGTGTGGGAGGTGAAGACGCCACACATGCCCTTCACCGCCATCCGGCTCCCCGACGGGAACACGCTCATCGGCTGCACGCACGGCGACCTGGTGATCGAGGTGAACAAGGACGGCAAGGAGGTGTGGCGGGTGACCAACGACGACCTGCCGACCAAGCTCATCAGCGACGCGTGCGGGGTTCAGCGGCTCGCGAACGGTAACACGGTACTGACCAGTTACCGCACGACCGCGAACCAGACCAAGCTGTTCGAGCTGACGCGCGACAAGAAGGTGGTGTGGACCTACACCGACGCCCGGAAGGTCGGCATCCACCACTTCCAGATTCTGGGCGCGAACGGAAAGCCCGAAAAGAACCCGCTGCGGTAA
- a CDS encoding MATE family efflux transporter, with amino-acid sequence MATATQAPPAAPHEPVRSDRTRLLLEGPVLPTLLKLAAPTVALMTFQAVVNAVEGYYVGFLGSDALAAISLSFPLVMLMTTLSAGAYGGGVASAVARALGAGRRDEAARLAGAALSIAALIGVGFTVVLLAFGREIYATLGATGPVLDAAVQFSGVLFLGAVPVWVFQAAASCLRGAGITGYPAAVGAVGGVLTLAVSPLLIFGAGPVPGFGLIGAAWAVVGYNVVSAAALVRALRAPGSPFREFFSALGPDRRRTAAIFRVAAPSAINTLQSNMTFLTLTALVAPFGTAAIAGYGMGGRLEFLLIPIVFGVGSALVPLVGANAGAGNHARVRQATRAGLLLGASAGAVVGLTAAALPGVWMGLFTTDPDVLATGGAYLRTVGPAYIGFGSGLALFFAAQGTGRVVQSLAAAFTRLIVAAVGGYLVVRVFGRGLDALYIAMAAGLVGHGLIMIVVARHELGLFSRADCK; translated from the coding sequence ATGGCTACTGCGACACAGGCGCCGCCGGCCGCACCCCACGAACCTGTTCGTTCGGACCGCACCCGCCTGTTGCTGGAAGGGCCGGTGTTGCCGACGTTGCTGAAGCTGGCCGCGCCGACGGTGGCCCTCATGACGTTCCAGGCGGTTGTGAACGCGGTTGAGGGATACTACGTCGGGTTCCTCGGGTCGGACGCGCTGGCCGCGATCTCGCTCAGCTTCCCGCTGGTCATGCTCATGACCACGTTGTCGGCCGGGGCTTACGGCGGCGGGGTGGCGTCGGCGGTGGCGCGGGCACTCGGGGCCGGGCGGCGCGACGAGGCGGCGCGGCTTGCCGGTGCGGCGCTCTCGATCGCGGCCCTGATCGGGGTCGGGTTCACGGTCGTGCTGCTGGCGTTCGGGCGCGAGATCTACGCGACCCTCGGCGCGACCGGGCCGGTGCTGGACGCGGCCGTTCAGTTCTCGGGCGTGCTGTTCCTGGGGGCAGTGCCGGTCTGGGTGTTTCAGGCCGCCGCCAGTTGCCTCCGGGGGGCTGGTATCACCGGTTACCCGGCGGCGGTGGGGGCGGTCGGGGGCGTGCTCACGCTCGCCGTGTCGCCGCTCCTCATTTTCGGGGCGGGGCCGGTTCCGGGGTTCGGGCTGATCGGGGCGGCGTGGGCAGTGGTCGGGTACAACGTGGTGTCGGCGGCGGCACTCGTCCGGGCGCTGCGCGCGCCGGGTTCGCCGTTCCGAGAGTTCTTCTCGGCGCTCGGGCCGGACCGTCGCCGGACGGCGGCGATCTTTCGCGTCGCGGCTCCGAGTGCGATCAACACCCTTCAGTCGAACATGACGTTCCTGACGCTGACGGCCCTCGTCGCCCCGTTCGGAACGGCGGCCATTGCCGGGTACGGCATGGGCGGGCGGCTCGAATTCCTCCTCATCCCGATCGTGTTCGGGGTCGGGTCGGCGCTGGTGCCGCTGGTGGGCGCGAACGCCGGGGCCGGGAACCACGCGCGGGTGCGACAGGCGACGCGAGCGGGGCTTTTGCTCGGCGCTAGCGCAGGGGCGGTCGTCGGGCTGACCGCCGCTGCGCTGCCCGGCGTCTGGATGGGCCTGTTCACAACCGACCCCGATGTGCTCGCGACCGGCGGGGCGTACCTGCGGACCGTCGGCCCGGCGTACATCGGGTTCGGGAGTGGGCTCGCGCTGTTCTTTGCGGCACAGGGAACGGGGCGTGTGGTTCAGTCACTGGCCGCCGCGTTCACGCGGTTGATCGTTGCGGCGGTGGGTGGGTATCTGGTGGTGCGGGTGTTCGGCCGCGGTCTCGACGCGCTCTATATCGCGATGGCCGCCGGGCTTGTCGGCCACGGGTTGATAATGATCGTCGTCGCGCGCCACGAACTCGGGCTCTTCTCGCGGGCGGACTGCAAATGA
- a CDS encoding efflux RND transporter periplasmic adaptor subunit, producing the protein MSNRIRFLAVAGTLALAGVGAGVAHTAGGKSPTEAPVPPPVTAPESRVVRVTEVRAGADGGGQTYTGVVRARYETDLAFRVGAKIVSRHVEVGQRVAAGAVLFRLDPTDYRLTLKAAEADLAAAEAEVVQATAEYDRLQRTYNTGAGSSSDLDKGRSALYGAGGRRDRAKELLTLARNRLAYCELTADSDGVITALPAEAGQVVAEGQVVARFARDGEREAVVSLPENRVHAARTARATITLWAAPGQPYPATLRELSPIADPVTRTYQARFTIDRTGPQIALGMTATVHLTPGDAAPGYVLPLSSLLRTGDRPAVWVVDRATGALALTPVEVREYRHETVVLSGGVKPGQLVVTAGVQKLDVGLTVRPWEAGNP; encoded by the coding sequence ATGAGCAATCGAATTCGCTTTCTCGCGGTGGCCGGAACCCTGGCGCTCGCGGGCGTCGGGGCCGGCGTCGCGCACACGGCCGGCGGTAAATCTCCGACCGAGGCGCCGGTTCCGCCACCGGTGACCGCTCCCGAGTCGCGTGTGGTGCGGGTGACGGAGGTGCGGGCCGGGGCGGACGGCGGCGGCCAGACCTACACCGGGGTGGTCCGCGCCCGGTACGAAACCGACCTCGCCTTCCGGGTGGGGGCCAAGATCGTCTCGCGGCACGTCGAGGTCGGGCAGCGTGTCGCGGCCGGGGCCGTTCTGTTCCGGCTCGACCCGACGGACTACCGGCTCACGCTGAAGGCGGCGGAGGCGGACCTGGCGGCGGCCGAGGCCGAAGTCGTCCAGGCGACCGCGGAGTACGACCGGCTCCAGCGCACGTACAACACCGGCGCCGGCAGCTCGTCGGACCTCGATAAGGGGCGCTCGGCGCTGTACGGGGCCGGGGGGCGGCGCGACCGCGCGAAGGAGCTTCTCACCCTCGCTCGTAACCGCCTCGCGTACTGCGAACTCACCGCCGATTCGGACGGCGTAATCACCGCGCTCCCGGCCGAGGCCGGGCAGGTGGTGGCCGAGGGGCAGGTCGTCGCCCGGTTCGCTCGGGACGGTGAGCGGGAAGCGGTGGTGAGCTTGCCCGAGAACCGGGTACACGCCGCACGGACCGCGCGGGCCACGATCACCCTCTGGGCCGCCCCGGGCCAACCGTACCCGGCCACGCTCCGCGAGCTGTCCCCGATCGCGGACCCGGTCACCCGAACGTACCAAGCGCGGTTCACCATCGACCGGACCGGGCCGCAAATCGCGCTCGGCATGACCGCGACCGTTCACCTCACCCCGGGCGACGCGGCCCCCGGATATGTGCTGCCGCTTTCGTCGCTGCTACGAACCGGCGACCGGCCGGCGGTCTGGGTCGTGGATCGCGCGACCGGCGCGCTCGCACTCACGCCGGTCGAGGTTCGGGAGTATCGGCATGAAACGGTGGTGCTGTCCGGCGGGGTGAAACCGGGGCAACTGGTCGTCACCGCCGGGGTACAAAAGCTCGATGTGGGGCTGACCGTGCGGCCCTGGGAAGCGGGGAACCCGTGA
- a CDS encoding DUF6939 family protein — MPIIIETRRKKAATIAQQWPGATVADVTSKGPEPWVRFSPFFPHGGIPIPNTPDETAASVEGLWQGLKVFEKEDIDPKKWAITDMRNIKRAGASRGAVRGHRFGVGSGTLLGYREARFRIYLPAYAWVLERCLAREVEQLRGIARAGTVVLLDYETNTDAEDLSRPLSHAALVRHFLEETWPEPPAN, encoded by the coding sequence ATGCCCATCATCATCGAGACCCGCCGGAAGAAGGCCGCAACCATTGCGCAACAATGGCCCGGAGCGACCGTCGCGGACGTGACCTCGAAAGGACCGGAACCGTGGGTGCGGTTCAGCCCCTTCTTTCCCCACGGTGGGATCCCAATTCCGAACACGCCCGACGAAACCGCCGCATCGGTCGAAGGGCTCTGGCAAGGTCTGAAGGTCTTTGAGAAGGAGGACATCGACCCGAAGAAGTGGGCGATCACGGACATGCGGAACATCAAACGCGCCGGGGCGAGTCGCGGTGCGGTCCGCGGGCACCGGTTCGGCGTGGGGAGCGGAACGCTTCTTGGCTACCGCGAGGCCCGGTTCCGCATCTACCTCCCGGCGTACGCGTGGGTTCTGGAGCGTTGCCTCGCGCGCGAAGTCGAACAGCTTCGGGGGATCGCGAGGGCCGGGACGGTCGTGCTGCTCGATTACGAAACGAACACGGATGCTGAGGACCTTTCACGCCCGCTGTCGCACGCCGCGCTGGTACGGCACTTTCTGGAAGAGACGTGGCCCGAACCGCCCGCGAACTGA
- a CDS encoding MarR family winged helix-turn-helix transcriptional regulator — protein MSQVPNPANRVAAECLAGRFRILNRVITGIYDDAFRPHGVRISQMNVMVVIADRGPVRASDVCRLLQLDKSTLSRDLDRLLDRGWVRSTPAEGRAQDLEVTPAGRALIEKLMPAWEEAQKRVHELIGPELAQGLFAAVGKIRQANSGSAASG, from the coding sequence ATGTCACAAGTCCCAAACCCTGCGAACCGGGTGGCGGCCGAGTGCCTGGCCGGCCGGTTCCGCATTCTCAACCGGGTCATCACCGGGATCTACGACGACGCGTTCCGCCCGCACGGGGTGCGGATCAGCCAGATGAACGTCATGGTCGTTATTGCGGACCGGGGACCGGTTCGCGCCTCGGACGTGTGCCGGCTGTTACAACTCGACAAATCGACTCTCAGCCGCGACCTCGACCGGTTGCTCGACCGGGGGTGGGTTCGTTCCACGCCCGCTGAGGGGCGCGCGCAAGACCTGGAGGTCACGCCCGCCGGGCGAGCGCTGATCGAGAAATTGATGCCCGCCTGGGAAGAGGCCCAGAAGCGTGTTCACGAGTTGATCGGCCCGGAACTCGCGCAAGGGCTGTTCGCGGCGGTAGGCAAGATCCGGCAAGCGAACAGCGGGAGCGCTGCTTCCGGGTGA